From a single Nitrosopumilus sp. genomic region:
- a CDS encoding MoxR family ATPase: protein MEETQYLDWNNSIEILNKAHEAGLFVLIIGPKGTGKTTLVRDFAKNKNVNLESINFSLRTRESHLVGTKTLTEGTVSFDEGLLIKSMKSGDMLYLDEINSAEADVLLRLDEALDDRRQIVLKESTGEVIKAKEGWFVVATINPLTHSGTKELPPQLLSRFPVRIRLEYPPENVELEIVKKYVSGDHETEIVQAIKLANTLRQAAAVEELFYSPSLRETIAFGKLLDKGMSAKESAEIVFGNVYTQWGNIEYQKVSDIITSMFGN from the coding sequence TTGGAGGAAACACAATATTTAGATTGGAATAATTCAATTGAAATTCTTAACAAAGCACATGAAGCAGGGCTTTTTGTGCTCATTATAGGTCCAAAGGGAACTGGAAAAACAACTCTAGTCAGAGATTTTGCAAAAAATAAGAATGTAAACCTAGAATCAATCAATTTTAGTCTCAGAACTAGAGAAAGTCATTTGGTTGGTACAAAGACTCTGACAGAAGGTACTGTAAGTTTTGATGAAGGGCTACTGATAAAATCCATGAAAAGTGGAGACATGTTATATTTGGATGAAATTAATTCAGCTGAGGCAGATGTTCTACTCAGATTAGATGAAGCATTAGATGATAGACGTCAAATTGTATTAAAAGAATCAACAGGAGAAGTGATTAAAGCCAAAGAAGGATGGTTTGTAGTTGCTACAATCAACCCATTAACACATAGCGGAACAAAAGAATTACCACCACAATTACTAAGTAGATTTCCAGTAAGAATTAGACTAGAATATCCACCAGAAAATGTAGAATTAGAAATTGTGAAAAAATATGTTTCAGGAGATCATGAAACAGAAATTGTTCAAGCAATTAAACTAGCAAATACGTTAAGACAAGCTGCAGCAGTTGAAGAATTATTTTATTCACCAAGCTTAAGAGAAACTATTGCTTTTGGAAAACTTTTAGACAAAGGAATGTCAGCAAAAGAATCTGCTGAAATTGTTTTTGGAAATGTATACACTCAATGGGGCAATATAGAATATCAAAAAGTTAGTGACATCATTACTTCGATGTTTGGGAATTAA
- a CDS encoding NAD(P)/FAD-dependent oxidoreductase translates to MSDYDVIVAGGGLAGTITAQAISHYSNQNAKILVVDRNTEFLPGRKSLAGWVCGDACSKEAVDFMSERIKVEWTRPEIEHDVKGVMAFSPDLDTAIPFDGAGFMLNRQKLPEIQNERCKKMGIEFEYEINLTGLIYDGQQAVGIQGVDNKTKQPYKKTAKIVIDATGVTSMLRNGLQNSTKVEKRIDRRDLESTGRYIMHFEKGEKNLTEFDPDYCIIHLDQDIAPGGYGWVFPKGETKVNIGLGVEKSLLDKRNKRLGKKDNVESLMKEYLHRNTAIRNPKLSEEPQDINNNSGVFQVSVRRQNDCMVSAGYMMVGDSAWMPKPIDAGGIGPALIAGTILGNNVAQALEANDVSEAGLWQYNLDYIKEYGYKTAGLELFRRLVQQMTNEQISYGMKHFLGNMDVESISKGEHPDFSGLGKIGMIIRGAMNKTVADGLRFTSKENQWLVEHYHNYPKDPSGFDDWNKTLHQRMDAAFAKVEAFGS, encoded by the coding sequence GTGTCAGATTATGATGTAATAGTAGCAGGAGGAGGTCTTGCGGGCACTATTACTGCACAAGCTATATCTCATTACTCAAATCAAAATGCAAAAATTTTGGTTGTAGATAGAAATACAGAATTTCTACCAGGTAGAAAATCACTTGCAGGATGGGTATGTGGAGATGCATGTTCCAAAGAAGCAGTTGATTTTATGTCAGAAAGAATCAAAGTAGAATGGACTAGACCTGAAATCGAACATGATGTAAAAGGAGTCATGGCTTTCTCACCAGATTTGGATACTGCAATTCCTTTTGACGGTGCAGGGTTCATGTTAAATCGCCAAAAATTACCAGAGATTCAAAATGAAAGATGTAAAAAAATGGGTATAGAATTTGAATATGAAATTAATCTCACAGGTCTGATTTATGATGGACAACAAGCAGTTGGAATTCAAGGAGTAGATAACAAAACAAAACAGCCATACAAAAAAACAGCAAAAATTGTAATTGATGCAACTGGAGTTACATCCATGCTTAGAAATGGACTTCAAAACTCAACCAAAGTAGAGAAAAGAATCGATAGAAGAGATTTAGAATCTACTGGAAGATATATCATGCATTTTGAAAAAGGAGAGAAAAATCTTACTGAATTTGATCCTGACTATTGTATAATTCATTTAGATCAAGATATTGCACCAGGTGGATATGGTTGGGTTTTTCCAAAAGGAGAAACTAAAGTCAATATAGGTTTAGGAGTAGAAAAATCTCTTTTAGATAAAAGAAACAAAAGATTAGGAAAAAAAGATAATGTAGAATCATTGATGAAAGAATATCTTCATAGAAATACTGCAATCAGAAATCCAAAATTGTCTGAAGAACCACAAGACATCAATAATAATTCCGGAGTGTTCCAAGTTTCAGTAAGAAGACAAAATGATTGTATGGTTTCAGCAGGATACATGATGGTCGGAGATTCAGCATGGATGCCAAAACCAATTGATGCTGGAGGAATTGGACCAGCTTTGATTGCAGGAACAATTTTAGGAAATAATGTAGCCCAAGCATTAGAAGCAAATGATGTTTCTGAAGCAGGATTATGGCAATACAATTTGGATTATATCAAAGAATATGGTTACAAGACTGCAGGATTAGAACTTTTTAGAAGACTAGTCCAACAGATGACAAACGAGCAAATTAGCTATGGTATGAAACACTTTTTGGGAAATATGGATGTAGAATCAATTAGTAAAGGTGAACATCCAGATTTTTCAGGGTTAGGAAAAATTGGAATGATAATTAGAGGTGCAATGAACAAAACAGTTGCAGATGGATTAAGATTCACTTCAAAAGAAAATCAATGGTTAGTTGAACATTATCATAATTATCCTAAAGATCCATCAGGATTTGATGATTGGAATAAGACTCTTCATCAAAGAATGGATGCAGCATTTGCTAAAGTAGAAGCATTTGGATCTTAG
- a CDS encoding RNA-binding domain-containing protein, translated as MALKIEISIHVIVHATEDISKIFQSFEDVLDVQEEDFTIQETEGHYENPIIMLNANIGKKQAQNFMNVLLESLPDEQVNKLIEEIEDRTEDSRFHLRLDKQELIKGNLVIQEKGTIKIKIHTPIYNKKDTIKIFSKIFQIAN; from the coding sequence ATGGCTCTAAAGATTGAAATTTCTATTCATGTAATCGTGCATGCAACAGAAGACATTTCAAAAATATTCCAATCTTTTGAAGATGTCTTAGATGTACAAGAAGAAGATTTTACAATTCAGGAAACAGAAGGACATTATGAAAATCCCATCATCATGTTAAATGCAAATATTGGAAAAAAACAGGCTCAAAATTTCATGAATGTACTACTTGAATCTCTTCCAGATGAACAAGTGAATAAACTAATTGAAGAAATTGAAGATAGAACAGAAGATTCTAGATTTCATTTAAGATTAGATAAACAGGAACTTATCAAAGGGAATTTAGTAATTCAAGAGAAAGGGACAATAAAAATAAAAATTCATACTCCGATTTATAACAAAAAAGACACCATCAAAATATTTTCTAAAATTTTTCAAATTGCCAACTAG